The following coding sequences lie in one Plasmodium sp. gorilla clade G2 genome assembly, chromosome: 11 genomic window:
- a CDS encoding vacuolar protein sorting-associated protein 35, putative, with amino-acid sequence MSTYKDNNNINTLDQKKFLDECIFVVKEQSFYMKQALENGSLRDTLKYASNMLCELRTSHLSPKYYYELYMLIFNELQHLDNFISDKKKHKKKFIDIYESVQHAGNIIPRLYLLIIVGRNYIKNKDIKAKYILKDMTELCKGVQHPLRGLFLRYFLIQMCKDRIPDTGSEYEEAGGGNIDDAFEFLLTNFYESLKLWSRMNDKIIKVPNMIQDNNTMNSKIKILKEKMDVKMLVGSILVRMSQLEGMTKQYYIEKCLPKILLYLSNINDSLIQQYIFESIVQVFSDECHIYSLEILLNAILKMNTSLDFKSILITLLKRLRSFIEANNKWDLPKDIDIFNLFYDHLVVYINRTLDTYTKVNYNDTNNRSPLESLHGYPDNDPSKGKAKNNINDDDNNNNDNSNDNNNNNNDNSNNNNNNNNNNNNNNNNNNDNTNYYNQSKNCVQNGHIKVENINHTNDKNINNNNHTNNDINNNILNNVGHINNNDLNKNNSGKNCTIVNTEEFVNNVVKMLQVIYEFIFLCIRIYDDDIIISKLFGLPYTIASNVNMNNDTICEQIISIIVLPFNYLGLSALNARNMQTLLNNITEKHKKKLSLDIIDAIIECKKKYITYEDVEKILKYISYIFHEKKNKKNKDNEDIFNLENNNSAYTCEKICKFFHIITNTKNIEEKYNISMLFYKYISNSTYLVHLLPTIIFTLLHVVTEIIKLCQQDYLNQNDNKNNNNNNNNNSNTIDIMNSNINMNSNNSMENEKKEDNLNSSDSYNIYSNDETHKNNFNNYLHNNNENNFILDEKKINQYNMYVKNIFKFIHTNLLTVASQMPILTFKLFLYSAIVVNNYNIFVQAHEFLTFDNLEAICYEFITQPLIIYEEDINISAQQFDCIVWIVGILCSHINLLDNENYNNIALKLTQHANKLLKKKDQCIGVLKCSHLYWENKKYRNSTKVIECLQKSIKNAEIAMQSNSDNIILFIYMLEKYLYYYEAQNLDVSEETLHYLIDICQDYYNKTNDDTNFKQEYKKVIKYVHDKQKNSNLFHKINIDTSILRS; translated from the exons atgagtacatataaagataataataatataaatacattagATCAAAAGAAATTTTTGGACGAATGCATTTTTGTAGTAAAAGAGCAAAGCTTCTACATGAAGCAAGCACTG gaGAATGGGTCACTTAGAGATACGTTAAAATATGCATCGAATATGCTGTGTGAACTGAGGACGTCCCACCTATCcccaaaatattattatgaattgTACATGTTAATATTTAACGAATTACAACATTTAGATAACTTTATCAGCGACAAGAAAAAGCATAAGAAGAAATTTATTGACATATATGAGAGCGTACAACATGCTGGTAATATTATTCCacgtttatatttattaataatagttggtaggaattatataaagaataaagatataaaagcaaaatatatattaaaagatatgACTGAATTGTGTAAAGGTGTACAACATCCATTAAGAGGATTATTTTTgagatattttttaattcaaatGTGTAAAGATAGAATACCAGATACAGGTAGTGAATATGAAGAAGCAGGAGGTGGAAATATTGATGATGcttttgaatttttattaacaaaTTTTTATGAAAGTTTAAAATTATGGAGTCGTATGaatgataaaattattaaagtaCCAAATATGATACAAGATAATAATACTATGAatagtaaaataaaaatattaaaagaaaaaatggaTGTAAAAATGTTAGTTGGATCAATATTAGTAAGAATGTCACAATTAGAAGGTATGACtaaacaatattatattgaaaaatGTTTAcccaaaatattattatatttatctaatattaatgattCTTTAATacaacaatatatttttgaatccATAGTACAAGTATTTAGTGATGAATGTCATATATATAGTctagaaatattattaaatgctatattaaaaatgaatacaaGTTTAGATTTTAAAAGTATACTTATTACTTTGTTAAAGAGATTAAGATCTTTTATTGAAGCTAATAATAAATGGGATTTACCAAAagatattgatatatttaatttgttttatgATCATTTGGTAGTCTATATCAATAGAACCTTGGATACATATACAAAGgttaattataatgatacaaataatagGTCTCCTCTTGAGAGCCTGCATGGATATCCAGATAACGACCCATCCAAAGGAAAGgcaaaaaataacataaatgatgatgataataataataatgataatagtaatgataataataataataataatgataatagtaataataataataataacaacaataataataacaataataataataataataatgataatactaATTATTATAACCAATCCAAAAACTGTGTACAAAATGGACACATTAAAGTCGAAAATATTAACCAcacaaatgataaaaatataaataataataaccatacaaataatgatatcaataataatattcttaaTAATGTGggacatattaataataatgatcttaataaaaataattctggAAAAAACTGTACTATAGTAAATACTGAAGAGTTTGTAAACAATGTTGTAAAAATGCTACAAGTTATTTacgaatttatatttttatgtatacgtatatatgatgatgatattattattagtaaaTTATTTGGTTTGCCATATACTATTGCTTCGAAtgtaaatatgaataatgataCTATATGCGAACAAATTATTAGCATTATTGTTCTTccatttaattatttaggATTAAGTGCTTTAAATGCCAGAAATATGCAaactttattaaataatattactgaaaaacataaaaagaaattaagcTTAGATATTATTGATGCTATTATAGAGtgtaaaaagaaatatataacatatgaagatgtagaaaaaatattgaaatatatttcttatatttttcatgaaaaaaaaaataaaaaaaataaagataatgaagatatatttaatttagaaaataataattctgcATATACATgtgaaaaaatatgtaaattctttcatattattacaaatacAAAGAAtattgaagaaaaatataatatatctatgttattttataagtatatttCTAACAGCACTTATTTAGTACATCTATTACCAACTATTATATTTACACTTCTTCATGTTGTAACTGAGATAATCAAACTATGTCAACAAGATTATTTGAATCAAAatgataacaaaaataacaataataataataataataatagtaatactattgatattatgaatagtaatattaatatgaatagtaataatagtatggaaaatgaaaaaaaagaagataatcTTAATTCTTCtgattcatataatatatattcaaatgatGAGACTCATAAaaacaattttaataattatttacataataataatgaaaataattttatattagatgaaaaaaaaattaatcaatataatatgtatgtcaaaaatatattcaaatttaTTCATACCAATTTATTAACAGTAGCTAGCCAAATGCCTATTTTaacatttaaattatttttatatagtgCTATAGttgtaaataattataatatttttgtacaGGCTCATGAATTTTTAACATTTGATAATTTAGAAGCAATCTGTTATGAATTCATTACACAacctttaattatatatgaagaagatattaatatttcaGCTCAACAATTTGATTGTATTGTATGGATTGTAGGTATATTATGTTCTCATATTAATCTTCttgataatgaaaattataataatattgctCTCAAATTAACACAACAtgcaaataaattattaaaaaaaaaagatcaaTGTATAGGTGTATTAAAATGTTCCCATTTATATtgggaaaataaaaaatatagaaacaGTACTAAAGTTATAGAATGTTTACAAAAAAGTATAAAGAATGCAGAAATAGCTATGCAATCAAATtctgataatataatactattcatttatatgttagaaaaatatctttattattatgaagcACAAAATCTTGATGTCTCAGAAGAAACattacattatttaataGATATATGCCAAGATTATTACAATAAAACTAATGATGACACAAACTTTAAACAAGAATACAAAAAGGTTATTAAATATGTACAtgacaaacaaaaaaattcaaatctatttcataaaattaatatagatACATCCATATTGAgatcataa
- a CDS encoding actin-like protein, putative, with protein MENKTIVIDNGSGYIKAGVNSSEEPSIVFPTIVGIERNDESKRIYTGDEAFFHESNLSIYRPIDHGHISDWDKAQKIWEYTLNCVDPSKSIKDILLTEPPLCSISHRKKMGEMFFEYFDTSNLNLSVSGLMSLYASGLTTGLVLDIGEGLTQCLPVFDGYIEKNSIIRSDFGGEELSMFLQKLICDIGYNMTTTKCLEYVKNIKETICFCSLNPSEDQLRTDLSETYTLPDGEVLRDGYDSIEISHERFYVAEALFNPQLCQRDNLSIIDIIWKSILSCPMENRKILSSSIVLSGGSTLFPNLVERIETEVRNNAPENARSMVKVHAYENRAIMAWCGAQIFSQAELREAQRGVWISKEEYEEIGSNIFLTKASLKLT; from the exons atggaGAACAAGACAATAGTAATTGATAACGGTTCag gATATATAAAGGCGGGAGTAAATTCAAGCGAAGAGCCATCCATTGTGTTTCCAACTATTGTAGGAATTGAAAGGAATGATGAAAGTAAAAGGATATATACAGGTGATGAAGCATTTTTTCATGAATCGAATTTATCTATTTATCGTCCTATTGATCATGGACATATAAGTGACTGGGATAAAGCTCAAAAGATTTGGGAGTATACATTAAATTGTGTAGATCCTAGTAAGAGTATTAAAGACATATTATTAACAGAACCTCCTCTATGTTCTATATCTCATCGAAAAAAAATGGGAGAAAtgttttttgaatatttcgATACTTCTAATCTTAATTTATCTGTTTCTGGATTAATGTCTTTATATGCATCTGGATTAACTACTGGTCTTGTTTTAGATATAGGAGAAGGTCTTACACAATGTCTACCAGTTTTTGATGgttatattgaaaaaaattctATTATTCGTTCAGATTTTGGTGGAGAAGAATTAAGTATGTTTTTGCAAAAACTTATATGTGATATCGGTTATAATATGACAACAACAAAATGTTTagaatatgtaaaaaatattaaagagaCCATATGTTTTTGCTCTTTAAACCCATCAGAAGATCAATTAAGAACTGATCTATCTGAAACATATACATTACCTGATGGAGAAGTTTTAAGAGATGGATATGATTCTATAGAAATATCCCATGAACGTTTTTATGTCGCTGAAGCTTTATTTAATCCACAATTATGTCAAAGAGATAATCTAAGTATAATTGATATCATTTGGAAATCCATTTTATCATGCCCAATGGAAAATCGAAAAATATTATCTAGCTCTATAGTACTTTCAGGAGGTTCTACTTTATTTCCTAATCTAGTTGAACGTATAGAAACAGAAGTAAGAAATAATGCTCCTGAAAACGCCCGTTCGATGGTCAag GTTCATGCTTACGAAAACAGAGCTATTATGGCATGGTGTGGGGCACAAATTTTTTCACAGGCTGAATTGAGAGAAGCACAAAGAGGAGTATGGATATCAAAAGAAGAATATGAAGAAATAGGAAGCAACATTTTCTTAACAAAg gcATCCCTAAAACTTACTTAA
- a CDS encoding mitochondrial ribosomal protein L11 precursor, putative translates to MSRIGRFNMIVLSGTAKPSASIGQTLGPLGINMMTFFKEFNDRTKCIAKNVPIQVTLEPLNDRFYLRTPTVVWFIRRCARVPMFSSMAKHNTVGSITLAEVFHIAKCKRMDPPLINLSLKSICKYIIGTCNSMGIKVCKELNDEEKKKYFVDVNKLDNIKKDIRTRNKQQKRSKK, encoded by the exons atgtcTAGAATAGGAAGATTTAATATGATCGTTTTGTCTGGTACAGCAAAACCAAGTGCAAGCATTGGACAAACACTGGGACCATTag GTATAAATATGATGACCTTTTTTAAGGAATTTAATGATAGAACTAAATGTATAGCGAAAAATGTACCAATACAAGTTACATTAGAACCTTTGAACGATAG ATTTTATTTAAGAACACCTACTGTTGTGTGGTTTATTAGAAGATGTGCTAGAGTTCCTATGTTTAGTTCTATGGCAAAACATAATACTGTTGGTTCCATAACACTAGCTgaa GTTTTTCATATTGCCAAGTGTAAGCGTATGGATCCCCCTTTGATAAATTTATCCTTAAAGagtatatgtaaatatattattg ggACATGCAACAGCATGGGGATAAAGGTTTGCAAAGAattaaatgatgaagaaaagaaaaagtatTTTGTTGATGTTAATAAGttggataatataaaaaaagacatTAGAACTAGGAATAAACAACAAAAAAGAtctaaaaaatga
- a CDS encoding ES2 protein, putative, translated as MSDTSSINFSRDEDSRYVDKKNEDYNTLKNKKNKKVKNNKYDDKKYELANVNNKTSLSVVENKKNEKILIYENNDIVEYESSYFFDEKKNNKHVVLQEEDYLNTLEYLIEKKFFPEMEKLRLKQDMYKNNEIKNKINDISENTFNSDIESYHFSNNVDNISDHSEYIKKSKKKKKNNNNKNNSDNNKNNSDNNKNNSDNNKNNSDNNNNNNSENNIHLLKYFGEDENYSLVSYPHSDEEYIKKKKKYKEVILPNGKKHKINLNISLSEFQKKYTSEDNKSFEYLLRNMKNKNIEKNFFSLDKRNKHNLKMDMIEEYTKKGIRHNIINTNKADQQEYSMMFSSNYKISNIDFIKNDKPTIYYHNTRFNDEYNNDIKKQINRIDDIREQKILNREKDRKEEQMIEQGKFNLLKNNNNYEYVNTPLIQAGKGVDQSPIITWGKILCTPKLVHPQKYDDDKNDDKNDDYNYNSDHHNNDDVGSIQKEFNFQKINNRELVAEKLQNSRKNIKYNKDILKKKNINFLINKNFTSHISSSSFKNSILSSYSQKRLSELARKSSLASQVLKKKKK; from the coding sequence aaataagaaaaataaaaaggttaaaaataacaaatatgatgataaaaaatatgaactagctaatgtgaataataaaacatcTTTAAGTGttgtagaaaataaaaagaatgaaaaaatacttatatatgaaaataatgatattgtAGAATATGAATCTAGCTATTTTTttgatgagaaaaaaaataataaacatgtAGTATTACAAGAAGAAGATTATTTAAATACCCTAGAATATTTAATTGAAAAAAAGTTTTTTCCTGAAATGGAAAAGTTAAGATTAAAACAAGAcatgtataaaaataatgaaataaaaaataaaataaatgatataagtGAAAATACATTTAACAGTGATATTGAATCATATCATTTTTCTAATAATGTGGATAATATTAGTGATCATtctgaatatataaaaaaatcaaaaaaaaaaaaaaaaaataataataataaaaacaatagtgataataataaaaacaatagtgacaataataaaaacaatagtgacaataataaaaacaatagtgataataataataataataatagtgagaataatatacatttgttaaaatattttggGGAAGACGAAAATTATAGCCTAGTGAGTTATCCTCATAGTgatgaagaatatattaaaaaaaaaaaaaagtacaaaGAAGTTATATTACCAAATGggaaaaaacataaaatcaatttaaatataagcTTAAGtgaatttcaaaaaaaatatacttctgaagataataaatcctttgaatatttattaagaaatatgaaaaataaaaatattgaaaaaaactttttttctcttgataaaagaaacaaacataatttaaaaatggaTATGATAGaagaatatacaaaaaaaggtATAcgacataatataataaatacaaacaAAGCAGATCAACAAGAATATTCTATGATGTTTTCTTCCAACTATAAAATAAGTAATAtagattttattaaaaatgataaacctacaatatattatcataacaCACGTTTTAATGATGAAtacaataatgatataaaaaaacaaattaatcGTATTGATGATATTAgagaacaaaaaatattaaacagAGAAAAAGATAGGAAAGAAGAACAAATGATTGAACAAggaaaatttaatttattaaaaaataataataactatGAATATGTAAACACACCTTTAATACAAGCAGGAAAAGGTGTTGATCAAAGTCCAATCATAACATGGGGAAAAATTCTATGCACACCTAAATTAGTACATCCACaaaaatatgatgatgataagaatgatgataaaaatgatgattataattataatagtgatcatcataataatgatgatgtaGGATCTATACAAAAAGAATttaattttcaaaaaattaataatcgAGAATTAGTTGCtgaaaaattacaaaatagtaggaaaaatattaaatataataaagatattttaaaaaaaaaaaatatcaactttttaataaataaaaattttacttCTCatatttcatcatcatcattcaAAAATTCTATACTCTCAAGCTATAGTCAAAAAAGATTAAGTGAGCTAGCTAGAAAATCATCACTAGCATCACAagtacttaaaaaaaaaaaaaagtaa